ACCCATTTTGATCTAGCCCAGAAACTTGTACTATTTGTAAACACACTTATTTGACCAATATTTAACCAATATTTTGAAGCCTTATGTCTGTTTTGATACACTATATCATTAATTCAGACTAATCCAGTGACAACCCGTGTCAAACCCCGCCCGGAGGAAACCCGCTTCACGCTGACCTTGACCCCCGAGGCTGTCCTACTACTCCAGAGGcgaaacaacatcaacaacaacaacaacaacatttctgGAAGCTTCCCAGATTCCAGGCGAGCCAGAAAGGCTCAATACCCAATCCCCTCCCCATCCCTACGGCCCCACTGCCGGTCAGGCACCCCAGCCAGGACCCGCAGTGATGTGAGCTCCATGGTTAAAGTGTCCCTGCTGAACGAGCGGCATCGCTACGACGACGTGGAATATGAGGACGACGGGGAACTGGGTGCTAGGGTGGATGAACGTGTGGTGCTCAAATGCACCGAGTGGCTTCGGGGACTGGAGAACAATCCTGTTACAACGGCACGCAGAAAGATCACTAGCGTGAAGAGCTTCTGACTACTCCTCTGGAACTTAACCCTGGTTTTCAAACCTTGACAACAGCTGCTAAATGTCGACCATGACAACTGGAAACATAGGAAATATTTGCTTCATTTGGTAACCAAAGTTAAAAACCATTATCTAGTTTGTAACCTTGCAGATTTCCATATTAACTTTCCATATTTAGACAGAAATACTAGTCTTTTGTCAGAAAAGGTCTCTGGTATTTAAACACATGTCctggatgtatattatatatttactcTGTATGCCTTTAGGCagcaataaatacacaaatgacTGCTTTCATTTATTAGCACTTAAATGCCAAATAGAGTAAAAATTTGTGATTTCTTTGAAccccaaactgtttttttattccattttgcattaacaaaagttatttttttccaacaacaaTTTAAACCTATACTCTACACGGCGTTGTAGTTGAATTATAAATAAAGTAGATTGATAATAATACCACTTTACAAGTTGCAAGGAGTTGTATTAATCTGGAGGAAATAACCTTAATGACTAAACATCTGTAAAGATAAGTGAGTTGACGATCTAACATTCACTGTGTCATCCCAATAAGTCTGATGCTACCATTAATTAGCACACTTAATCTTAGAGGTAAAATAGTCTTGTGTTATTATGTTTGTTAATCTTGAGAGGAGTTGAGGCAACCAGGCTAAGAAACCGGACCATCGTATGTGGTCCGTTGAGGAACCTAATGTGGTTTCCGTCGCAATAAGAAGCTTTGAGAAAAGTCTTAGAAAATGGATTACTGCACACTCACCTGCCTCGTGCCTGAACTGTGTGATCTTATAACGGTGGATTATCCGCTTTGCAGTCAAATGTTAAAACACGTGCGGTCAGaaaattacaataaatgatCATCTGCTAGGCATCTACACACAACCATAATATGATACCTATTGGTTTATTGGAGAATTTACCTCTAAAATGCTTGCTTTAAATCAAAGTAGCTGCCTTTTCAACTTCAGGAATTCTCTTTAAGACTTCTATGTGCAACCTGTTATGTTGTACATGCACAGTTTTGTGTTGATGGATAAATCTAGACAGAGATTTCTTTTCAAACTTCCAATGGAACTTTTATAGAGGATGTTTTAGTGGACCcctaaaatgaagaaatgttCACCTGGGTCCTAATGCCTCACTTCCATCGGTTGATCCTTCGCAGTTGTATATAGGCAAGGACCATGCAGACCGACGTGATCCCAAAAAGCGCAACTTGGTTCTCCCAGTACCCCCATGTGGAGTAGTCAATGTCCTGCATCGAGAGGAACAGCTCACCCGGAATACTGCAAGACAAATTTCAATCatgaattctgtttttttaatttattttatttatttattttccctcaCATTGTTTTGTTGGCATAGAAGACTTGTCCTGACATCTCATTGATGAATGCAGCCTTGAGGAGAAAAAGAGGCAATGAAGTTAAAGGATTACTACTCCTAATGGGATGGAATTCATaggaacattttgcatttaaaccaCTGTGTAACCACACACATGTATCTGATTGCTTCCTGATTTTCTTCTATGGGAGATTAATATGGTTTTCATCTTCCTACCTAGTTACATACCTATAGTCAGGCAAATTTAGCCACCATACACTTGAAGAAAGTACTTTTATACACTATGGTAATCAAAAGTATATACCACAGAGCCCTACTATGAGGCAGACACTTACATTGAGTCCATATCTGAAGATGCTGACCCACTGAAGCCAAGAGAGCCAGCTCAGCATGGCATTAAGATTGACCAAGTAACCGCCAAACACCTGTAAAAAGGGACAAATGCTGTAATGCAAAAAGTGCAAACGCCACCGAGGGAAAATGGAGATTGCCGAACCATCATGAAGACAAAAGGGAGCGCGATAAGGATGTTAGCCATTGCGAAAGACGACACGCTGGCTGAGACCAGGAATGCCAAGCTGACCCCTGCGAGGCTGACCATGGACATGGTCAGCGCAAAGCATAGGAAAGCTGAAAATGCTGGCTTCAGCCCTGCATACAATTGAAACCAGGTTGAAGGATTATAAAAGTATTACAAGAAGGATTCTTAAACTGACAAGTGCACGTGCTGGTTTACCCATCATGTAGTAGGCAATGGATGAAAAGATGAAGATGGGAATGATGCGGTTGGGGATGAGGTCGGCAAAGATCTTCGAAAGGAAGTAGACGGACGTGCGGTAATAGCCGCTGGAGTTTTCGTGGCtgcacaatttttaaaaaagcaacaatgAGCGTCATTATTTTGTGGAAGTGGAAAATGATGTTTGAAAAGTTTTCTTACATGAAGATCGCCCTCTCATTGATGAAGAGTTCCACAGCAGAGAGATTGCCAAAAACCATGTTGataatgagaaagaaaaaagcaCCAAATCTGCCCAAGAAGAATTGCAAGAAGTTatcagtgttaaaaaaaaacattttgggctAAAATCACAATGTTAGTAACattttagcagaaaaaaattgccCACTAAATTTTCTGTGCATTTCCATATAACACATAACCTGGTCTATATGGGAAAAACACATTAGACATACgccaatagatttttttttcagagcacaattttttggggttttatgTCCTTTGTACCTATTTTGTAAGGCTTCTGGCAGAGTTAAAGGCATTTGGTAATAAATGAGGCCCACgaggagagcaaaaaaaatgttgagagCCAGCTGAGCATATGACGTCTGCGGGTTCCTCAACGTATTCACCACTGTCCTGCCGCACACTATGCGCAactgtgacacacacacacacacacaccaacatttTGTTACTGTaatgattgcaaaaaaaaatggttcatcagaagcaaagacaaaaataattgTGCATTAATGTCTTGGAAATGAAGAATATTAGTCTAGATAATTGGTAGTATAAATTAAGAACATTTATTTTGGGGGGTGCCCCCAAATAGATAGCACCCTAGGTGGTTGCCCATATTGCTCATAGCAGAATTTGACCCTGTTGGATAGAGAAAACTAAATTTGGCCATTCATGATTTGAGAAATATATCTTCTGTGAGTAAACTAGTAAAAAATGACTGGTCTCAAAACACAGGTGTTGCACTGTCCAGTATAAGGGAGTATTTTAAGTAAGGGACAAACCAAAGTGAAAGACTGACCTGCTCGAGGAAGGAAGTGGCGTATTCAGCCGTCACTTTTTGAGCTATGACGCCATCTGCCACATTGCGGTTTATGCAGTCCAGCTCGTGAAGCATATTTTGACCCAGCTGTGACTGATAATACTTGACTGCCAGGATGTTTTTGCAGTCACCTGTTGTAGATAAAAAAGGACACCCATATCATAAAgtaatgaacacatttttttcattgacttATGGTATATAAGGTAGgagaaaatattgtttaagTTCCTTCATCTATATCAGTCAAATATTGTAacagttgaacaaaaaaatgaaaaactcagATTAGTACAGTTGAGTTCAATGCAGTATATGGGAGGAGCCAGCAAACTTTGTGggggatacaaaaaaaatgttgagaaaCCGCTTTGTGCAAGTTACAGTATTTCAAAACACCACGTAATTGGGAAGCTTTTTAAAACATCTTAACACACTGCAATCCTGTTTCTACATGACAAAATAACAGCCAAGATATAGCATTTGTTTTCTTAATGatagctggaaaaaaatgtgattccaTACTTGTATTGATTTCCTGAAAGGTTGACTGGGCTTCTCCATTGGTGATGTCCATGAAGAAGTCAGCAGGGTTGTCAAAGGACTCGATTTGAAAACCTGAAGCAATGTGTTGATGTTAaaattaacaagaaaaaaatacaactaggcTTGACATTGTGAGAGTAGTATGAACCGAGATCTGTGAAGTATTGGAGGGTGCCCTGGGCCGCTCCTGCATATACCACTTCGCCTTTGTGCATCAGTGTCAAGTGGTCGAAACGTCTGAAGATAGAAAAGCGAGGCTGGTGGATGGAGAAGATGACAGTTTTGCCTCGTCTGGACAATCTAGAAGCAGCAGAACAGTGTGGGTGAAGATATCAACCATGTGGTTGTGTCATGATGTTGTTGGTGGTACTGTACTTGTGCAGTAGGCCAATGATACAGTTGGCAGTGTTGGAGTCCAGGCCTGTGGTGGGTTCATCCAGGAAGAGGAGAGAGGGTGAGGTAATGAGTTCCATCCCAATGCTACAGCGCTTCCTCTCCCCGCCTGATACGCCGCGTAGGAATTCCGTTCCGATCTGCATGTAAGCACCaatggaaaaatgaataaacggCATTACATGATGAGAACaaagttttcactataacaacAATTCCTAACACAAAAGTGGTCTTTGAAGGCTGATGGCTAGCAAGTCCTACCTTGGTGTTTTCACAGTCAGTCAGTCCCAGATCGTCAAGGATGGTATCCACTTGTGTGCGTTTGTCTGCAGAAGAGTATCGCTTGGGATCCAGACGTAGGTTAGCACTGAAGAGTAGGTTCTCCCGCACAGTCAGCGTTCCCATTAGAATGTCATCCTAACAATTTCATTATCTTTGAAGTCACCATGCACgcacaaaaaaacagtagttGTGGCGTACCTGGACTACATAAGCAGAACTCAGCCTGAGTTTAGAAGTCACAGCCTTGCCATCTACCAGGACAGTGCCTTGACGGAGTCCGGTTGGATCTTTTCTCCCCGCAATGACATCTAGAAGCCTAcatcaaatataaaatattactaTAAGTATTTTTGCATTATGTTAAATGGGATGAAAGTGTCATTCTTGCAGGGTGAAATATTTGAATTTGCaaatatagaataaaaatgtgaacttCTTACGATGTTTTACCGCTTCCAGTGGCACCCATGATGGCATTCATTCCACTTCTCATGATGCCgctgcaacaacaaaagaaacacAATAACATTCTTTTAGCAGTTTTATTTGGCtttcaaaacaattattttgccattaaaaaaatagtaaagtttaataacataaatatatatatttttatatattttgtgaaTTGTATAAACAGTGAGTACAAACTAGTGTGCATAATTGTATAAAATTTGTATAAGATCGTTCAATTAAATACAGTAACAGaacaaaaaatacttatatattaataatagttTATAGTATGAATTTTTTTGGGATCAACatgtaaaaatgaatacaaaaataacatggACTGCATTTTCTATAATTAATttcattcaagaaaaaaactaatttgcttgcttgtttttaaTAGCGCTGAAATAGTGGTCTCTTACCTGACATCTTTCAAGATGTACTTTTCTAGAGATTTCTTTCGACAGCATCTGCTCTCCCGGATGCAGTAATGCAGGTTGCTGAAGGTCAGTGTGGGTCCCCGTTTCTGCAAGTTGTCTTCCAGGTCAAACACAACCTGCTGTTCCTTGCTCATGATCAGAATATTACAAGTAAACAACGGTGTTGGAGTTTTCACGGCGAAGCGAGGAACGTGCACAGAgcaataaaatgatttaatctTTGGACTCTCATGCtcaaacatagaaaaaaagccAGCACCATGTTGAACTTTTACTGCACTCCTCTTTAATCTCACCAATTGCAGCCAAGAGCCTCATCTGATAGTTGCTCCTGATAACATATGAGCATAAACACTCCATTGCTGTagaagttttagatttttttttaattaaaacctcGGGCTGGATTGTATTTGCGGTATTATTGAGCAAACAAAAGCAATTTCCTGGGGTCACATATAACTGATTAATATTGTTTTCCTTGCTTTAAAACCGTTATGATTgattcagttgttgtttttgatgaaAAGTAGCTTCTATGTTTTATTCaattccattttatttaaactgTGGCCCACTGCCCAGTTTTTTATTGGCTGGCAGTAAATTATGAgaatatcattgaatatggccaACATTAGAAGCTTGTGTTCAGCCTACATTCTGTTGCAATTCTCAGTTTGAACACTAGACGGAGCTGGTCATTGTAAAAGTGACTCTCCATTATATCAGGGGTCAAAACGTTACGTGTAAATGTTTAAtgtcaaatgtatatttttatttctattggcTGGCGGTCAATTCAGTGTAGTAGCAGTTGTTGCCTAAAATAGGCTCGAGCACCccgcgacccatgtgaggataagcgctatggaaaacgaatgaatgaacttaTTTCTTAAAATTAGATCTGTTTTTCCCTTgtgtattttgatattaatctttgtttttcatttattgccGTTTTTATTTGCACTTATTTTAGTTTTGGTCCCCCATTAATAAAGCCATACTGGGGTGTTGCCGTAGCCAATTGCCTTTCAGAGCGACGCAAAGAAGGCGGAGCTAAACGCCGATATTCTGGTGTTGTCATTCTGGTGCGGTGGTCTGTCTTCGTACGTATGTATTGTGCACGGAGGGCGGACCAGCAGACAACACAATGCGGCTCAAGTGACAATTATCCGCGTTACCCCACTTACCGTGCCAGTGGCCCGTGGCACACCATTCTCTCTCTCAAAGTGCCGAACAGAAGCCCCAAAGTTCCGGCGATTCCTCGCGAAGAGCTAGCTTCAAGGCTAACCAGTTAGCCATGGAGGAAAGGAAGGAGGAGGGAGAAGCCGAGATCCAGGAACACGGCCCCGAACACTGGTTCTCCAAATGGGAACGCCAGTGTCTGTCCGCCGCCGAACAGAGCGAGCCACTTGGCGACGAAGACACGGAGCAGAACCAGCAGAAGCTGTGGCACCTCTTCCAGAACTCGGCCACGGCGGTGGCGCAGCTCTACAAAGGTTCGCCGATGGTGACAGACGGGCGGAGGGTCGGGGGTGACGGCTTTAGCTCAGGCTAATGCTAATATTTGCTACACAAAGGACACCAGCTAATGCAAGATCGCCGCTCTTTAGCCACCCTTTACTGATCGCCAGCCTGGCAAATAGCTGCCAGTTTAACCTTTATCACAGTGTTAGGACGATCGTTCatgttaaacatattttaatcgCCATACCGTATGTGATCATGTAGCCCGATGCTAATTTTAGCTTTCAGCCTCCAGCCAGTCACGGCGTTTTTGGGAGAAGTGGAACCACGTTGAAGTCCGTGAATCGAAAGACGTTTCTATAGTTGACACCCCCGTATTTTGGGTTCTGAAATCTAATTGTACTTAGCGCCTTTATGAGCTAAGAATTCAGTAAAAGAGCCCCAGTTCTTGAATTATTGGAACCTCGTATGATGACAAGAACATCTGCTACCGAGCCCTGTTGCCGGTACATTCACCCCGGGAAACTGCAGGTGAAATTATTACTTGGAATGAATACTATATGTAGACATTATACCAGGTGTGCGAATTGATCTTGGAATTGTATACGTTGAAAAAGATTGCAAAAACACCAAGTCAATTTAACTCTACAACATGATTGTTATTCCAAAATTGGAGGCCATAGAGCTTCAAAATTCATGAACAATAGGCCTTCACGTTTGTGATTCCCTGCTACATATTCCTCAAAATAATAGGTCAAAAACAACCAAATACTTAGGTCAGAATTAGCTCAGCTTCAAATCATTGGTCAAGTTTTTATTACATCATTTATTTGGTAATTACAATAAATTATAATCACTAATTAATGTTTCCAAATAGCTGCAATACATATATTAAACAGATCAATCTGGGCAAGCTCCAATTGAGACCTTTTTCAGAAATATATGGCTGTTGATTGGACGGTGACTCCGCCTCCAACTTTTTAGACCTCTCTTAGGGCATAAATTAAGtgtatttttgatcaaattttggAAAAcggcctatttaaaaaaaaaaaacaccttgtaCTCTGACATTGTAGCACCCGCCTCTTTCTCTTGATTGGCTGGATCGTCAAATGTCTGCAAAGTGGTTCGACGCTTGAGATTGGCGAGATTGTGCTGTAGTTCAATCAAGTagtttaaaaatccaaatacgTTTAGCATGTACAAAAGAACGAGGAAAAACAACCCTGACAGGAAAGTTCATGTAAACACCGGTAGCTCATCGTCTTTGATCAGATTAATCGCAGGGGATTTGCTTTAAACACCGAGCGACTGACTTGCCTTTGCAGTACTTACGCACCAGATGTTTCATGTTTTTAacccacaaaaacaacatttgcctTCAGGCTGAAAACCTACACTTGATGATTAATATGAATTTTATTTGTCCAACCAATTAAACAATATTCTTAGTGAACTTCAGGTCCAGAATCtgtgaattatttattattatttttgtgtgaaatttgATTACAGACAGAGAATGCCAACAGCAAGGCCTTTCCCTGTGGGTGCCCTTCCAGAATGCTGCAACTGCTGTAACTAACATGTACAAAGGTCAGTATGAACAGTATATTTTCTGTGACGTTAACCCAACACAGTCTATTGGGATAAGCAGCATTCATTTCAGAAGCtttaatagaagaaaaaaaaaacccttttgtTGTTGTCTAGAGAGCACGGAGGTCCGCCAGCGCAGCTACGACCTGGGGATCCAGATCGGCTACCAGCGCAGGAATAAGGAGGTTATGGCGTGGGTGAAAAAGCGCCGGAGAACCATCCGGCGCGAGGACCTCATTAGCTTCCTGTGCGGCAAGAACCCCCCTCCCAGGGCCGCCCGGGCCCCAACCAGGGCGGCAATAGTGGCCGCCAGCCGGCCGCCCCCGGCGGAAACGGGCAGCTCCGTGGAGACGGACCTCCAGCCTTTCAGAGAAGCCATAGCCTTGCACGGTCAGTATAGATTTGGATCGTTGTCTGACTTTGTAGTCGAATTGACGGCATTAAGATTGACACATTTTGTTGTATTTAGTATTTAGAGGCCAACTTTGATGATAAATGATCTCCCAATACAGCTGAAAACACAGGAAAGGCCAAACATGCTGTCTGGCATGCACGCCTACAAAGCTGAGACAGCTGGACTCATGATGAGAGGCAAAATACCTGCTGGCTGTAGTGGGGAAAGTTTATTTTTACATGCAAACTAGTCCAGTATTAAGCTCACATATTTGAAAATGAACTAGTTTTGTTTACCCAGGTTTAATTCATGAATGACAATTCATCACAATTCAAAATGCACGTACTAAATCGTAAAAGGAATCCTTCCATATAGACTAAAAACAGCCATCTTAAGTAAAAGCAAAAGCGACTGTAAAGCAAAATGTCAAAGAATGAGTGAGGTGGTTACATGCTAGCTACTCTAAATAGACAATGAAACCATTTTCCCTTTCCTCAGGTCTCAGCGGCGCCATGGCGAGCATCTCCGTGCGCTCGTCGGGTCCCCCGCCCGGCTCGCCCACTCACCCGCCAGTGGCGCCCTCTCACGGGCGGCGCCGCAACGGCCTCCACGACGTGGACCTCAACACCTTCATCAGCGAGGAGATGGCCCTCCATCTGGATTCGGCCGCCAACCGCAAGCGGGCCGCCGCCCCCTGCGCCGACGTGATCACGGACTCGCCCACGCACAAGCGTAACCGGATGCTCTGAGTGCCATCCCCGATTAGAACTGAAACTCTGCCGACCTTCCTAGCCTCTAATGCACCATCCTAGCTGCATTGCTACATTTGTTGAAATTGCAATATTAGACTTCATTTCAACACACGCTGGTATGTTATCCGCCTTCGAGTGTGTGTGCCCCGTCCCCCCCCATTATTTTTGTTACCAAGCATCGTGCACTATTTATGTTTACACTCGTGTTTACAATGGAAGATACCCAACATATGAACACACAtgctcccccccctccccgatTTCGTATTTTAGTTAACACATGCTTTGTGATACAATCTTTATGTAATGtgtgtaaataataataataataataaacaagtaGGCTCTGTTATTATATGTGGAAATattgtaaagacaaaaaaaggtaaTTAAATTGGGGACATCCTGTACAATAACCCATGACGACAATAAAGAAAATTCAAGTTGGATTCTCAgttgtttgtctttgtgttgAGAAAGTGTGAAGTTATGGTTTGGAGTTGAATAAAACCCTGACCCAAATACTATCAAGTTTCATCAACTTTCTAATGTAGAGAAGGTTGCAAAAATGGTTTGCATTGGTggcattaaattcatttttcccccaaaaatatcctGTTTATACTGATATTTCAGCATCTTTAAACAAAAATTAGGAAAAGGAATATAACTACATTTAATtgcaatagaaaataagttaaccATTTGAACAGGATTATGACAGAAATGCAAATGAGGTAAAAAGGGGGTGTAAACTTTTGCCATTCAGATAATTGCAAATCAGCCTCTACTCTGATCCAATCAGTGGCCATTCATGACAACCTCACACAAGCTGCAAGATGTCGGATTCAAGGTAATGTgtgccaaaataaaagcatatggTTCTTTGTATAATGCAACCCCCATTAAATCAATATAGACAACATCCCACAAATTGACCTAAAACTTTTAATTTAACTGTACTGTGCAGTTTTGTAACTGACGCCTATTCCCTGATTTCTCTCTCAGTTGTGAAACTTTGAGGAAAAGAaatctagatttttttctttagttcaACTAATGTTTGAATGGAATTTGACTTCAAAAGTGAATCCCCTGACATTTATGTAACGTCAGCCCCTCTATCTGTGCAGACTGATGTATTTGGAGCGAGACAATACTACATCAAGCCAAGCCGGATTTGGTTTAACTTCAGTAAAACTTTCTCTTGCCTGAATTTTGCCATTGAGCTTTGTGCAAACCAAAAGGCTCATAACTCTC
This region of Stigmatopora nigra isolate UIUO_SnigA chromosome 6, RoL_Snig_1.1, whole genome shotgun sequence genomic DNA includes:
- the LOC144198308 gene encoding uncharacterized protein LOC144198308, which encodes MTLRKACVHQCILVVCPSAPTRMARDAHRYLLSFFSNRFLRFQRKTELLSYLFLCVSKMPFIPPVPMVGSGSKMDKAATPKEGTSVKERLASNLKQLSKKSPSRSYLPTAVRGFPEPRKQGPSPRRPAESLPASSSGESLSKTRQTNPVTTRVKPRPEETRFTLTLTPEAVLLLQRRNNINNNNNNISGSFPDSRRARKAQYPIPSPSLRPHCRSGTPARTRSDVSSMVKVSLLNERHRYDDVEYEDDGELGARVDERVVLKCTEWLRGLENNPVTTARRKITSVKSF
- the abcg2b gene encoding broad substrate specificity ATP-binding cassette transporter ABCG2b codes for the protein MFEHESPKIKSFYCSVHVPRFAVKTPTPLFTCNILIMSKEQQVVFDLEDNLQKRGPTLTFSNLHYCIRESRCCRKKSLEKYILKDVSGIMRSGMNAIMGATGSGKTSLLDVIAGRKDPTGLRQGTVLVDGKAVTSKLRLSSAYVVQDDILMGTLTVRENLLFSANLRLDPKRYSSADKRTQVDTILDDLGLTDCENTKIGTEFLRGVSGGERKRCSIGMELITSPSLLFLDEPTTGLDSNTANCIIGLLHKLSRRGKTVIFSIHQPRFSIFRRFDHLTLMHKGEVVYAGAAQGTLQYFTDLGFQIESFDNPADFFMDITNGEAQSTFQEINTSDCKNILAVKYYQSQLGQNMLHELDCINRNVADGVIAQKVTAEYATSFLEQLRIVCGRTVVNTLRNPQTSYAQLALNIFFALLVGLIYYQMPLTLPEALQNRFGAFFFLIINMVFGNLSAVELFINERAIFIHENSSGYYRTSVYFLSKIFADLIPNRIIPIFIFSSIAYYMMGLKPAFSAFLCFALTMSMVSLAGVSLAFLVSASVSSFAMANILIALPFVFMMVFGGYLVNLNAMLSWLSWLQWVSIFRYGLNAAFINEMSGQVFYANKTIIPGELFLSMQDIDYSTWGYWENQVALFGITSVCMVLAYIQLRRINRWK
- the hapstr1b gene encoding HUWE1-associated protein modifying stress responses, with the protein product MEERKEEGEAEIQEHGPEHWFSKWERQCLSAAEQSEPLGDEDTEQNQQKLWHLFQNSATAVAQLYKDRECQQQGLSLWVPFQNAATAVTNMYKESTEVRQRSYDLGIQIGYQRRNKEVMAWVKKRRRTIRREDLISFLCGKNPPPRAARAPTRAAIVAASRPPPAETGSSVETDLQPFREAIALHGLSGAMASISVRSSGPPPGSPTHPPVAPSHGRRRNGLHDVDLNTFISEEMALHLDSAANRKRAAAPCADVITDSPTHKRNRML